Proteins from one Malania oleifera isolate guangnan ecotype guangnan chromosome 4, ASM2987363v1, whole genome shotgun sequence genomic window:
- the LOC131153951 gene encoding uncharacterized protein LOC131153951 has protein sequence MINLGTEEEPKQVKIGALLKGEEKDKMIELLRECRDVFAWSYQDMPGLDTELVTHKIPHHPDSKPVKQKPRSMRPEMLLKIKEEVQKQLEAGFLEVAQYPEWMAKRCPNNQEKRFSGYNQIRMAPEDKEKTTFITLWGTFYYKVMPFGLKNAGATYQRAMVTLFHDLMHKEVEVYVDNMIVKSRNEKDHVLNLEKLFERLQKCQLKLNPEKCTFGATSGKLLGFIVSEKGIEVDPDKVKAIREMPSPKSEKEVRSFLGRLNYIARFISQLTTTCEPIFKLLRKNNPKKWNQECQLAFEKIKEYLLNPPVLVPLVPGRPLILYLAISENSMGCVLGQHDETGRKERAIYYLSKKFTDYESKYSDLEKTCCALVWTVSRLRQYTLYYSTWQISKMDPIKKAIKGSVIAEYLAERAVEDYQPMELEFLDQDINSLTQEEEDFEEWRMLFDGVVNVWGRGIGAVLISPDGKHYSVVAKLIFPCTNNIAEYEACILGLQTALDRGVKRLIIRGDSALVIHQLTGEWETRDSKLVPVSRVHSKDDRRV, from the exons ATGATTAATCTTGGAACTGAGGAAGAACCCAAGCAGGTGAAAATCGGGGCACTATTAAAGGGTGAAGAAAAAGACAAAATGATTGAATTACTAAGGGAATGCCGAGACGTGTTTGCTTGGTCGTACCAAGACATGCCAGGTTTAGACACGGAGTTAGTAACCCACAAGATCCCGCATCACCCGGATTCAAAGCCAGTAAAGCAGAAACCGAGGAGCATGCGGCCAGAGATGTTACTCAAGATAAAGGAGGAGGTACAGAAACAGCTTGAGGCAGGATTCTTGGAGGTAGCCCAGTACCCTGAATGGATGGCCAAACGTTGTCCCAATAATCAAGAAAAACG ATTCTCGGGATACAACCAGATCAGGATGGCACCTGAGGACAAGGAAAAAACGACTTTCATCACATTATGGGGGACTTTCTATTATAAAGTCATGCCATTCGGACTAAAAAACGCCGGAGCCACTTACCAGAGGGCTATGGTAACCCTTTTTCATGACTTAATGCACAAAGAGGTTGAGGTTTATGTCGACAACATGATCGTTAAGTCACGAAATGAGAAAGACCATGTGTtaaacttggaaaaattgttCGAAAGGCTTCAGAAGTGCCAATTGAAGTTAAATCCCGAAAAATGTACCTTTGGTGCTACGTCCGGGAAGCTATTGGGATTTATAgtgagtgagaaagggattgagGTAGATCCTGACAAGGTCAAAGCCATTCGAGAGATGCCTAGCCCAAAGTCTGAAAAGGAAGTGCGAAGCTTCTTGGGTAGGCTCAACTACATTGCTCGGTTCATATCTCAATTAACCACCACCTGCGAACCCATCTTCAAGCTGCTGAGAAAGAACAACCCAAAAAAGTGGAACCAAGAGTGCCAATtggcctttgaaaaaataaaggagTACCTTTTGAATCCCCCAGTACTAGTGCCACTAGTACCCGGAAGGCCTTTAATCTTGTACTTGGCGATTTCAGAAAACTCCATGGGTTGCGTATTGGGCCAGCATGATGAAACTGGGAGGAAAGAAAGGGCCATTTATTACCTTAGTAAGAAGTTCACAGATTATGAGTCTAAGTACTCTGATCTAGAAAAAACATGTTGCGCTTTGGTATGGACGGTCAGTAGGCTGAGGCAATACACCTTGTATTACTCCACCTGGCAGATCTCCAAAATGGACCCAATCAA GAAAGCTATCAAAGGTAGTGTCATTGCCGAATACCTAGCTGAAAGAGCCGTGGAGGATTACCAACCTATGGAGCTCGAATTCCTAGACCAAGATATAAACTCCCTAACCCAAGAGGAAGAAGACTTCGAAGAATGGAGGATGTTGTTCGATGGGGTAGTCAATGTTTGGGGACGTGGGATAGGCGCAGTGCTCATATCACCAGATGGGAAACATTATTCGGTGGTAGCTAAGCTCATCTTCCCATGTACTAACAACATAGCCGAATACGAGGCATGTATATTGGGTTTGCAGACTGCTTTAGATCGGGGTGTCAAGCGACTAATAATAAGAGGAGACTCGGCCTTAGTCATCCACCAGCTAACCGGAGAATGGGAAACCCGCGATTCCAAGCTAGTACCAGTATCGAGAGTACATTCAAAAGATGATAGAAGGGTTTGA
- the LOC131153952 gene encoding uncharacterized protein LOC131153952, which translates to MTKLCNQFKVKHQNSTPYRPQMNGAMEAANKNIKNILEKMTETYRDWHDKLPFTLMAYKTTTRTSTGATPFSLVYGMEAVVPVEVEIPSLRVLKEVEWLRQSGYNPGIPRSGQKSGTQYIRRVFRHAMGILKLSNIGNEEWLIQIRLTPSSFRNL; encoded by the exons ATGACTAAGCTATGCAATCAATTCAAGGTTAAGCATCAAAATTCAACACCTTATAGACCACAGATGAATGGCGCGATGGAAGCAGCCAACAAAAACATTAAGAACATTTTggagaagatgacagaaacttaCAGAGATTGGCATGACAAGCTTCCCTTCACCCTAATGGCTTACAAGACTACGACCAGAACCTCCACGGGTGCTACTCCCTTCTCTTTGGTGTACGGAATGGAGGCAGTGGTCCCTGTAGAAGTTGAGATCCCATCTCTTAGAGTTCTAAAAGAAGTAGAGTGGCTGAGGCAGAGTGGGTACAATCCCG GAATTCCCCGTTCTGGTCAAAAATCAGGAACCCAATACATCAGGAGGGTGTTCAGGCACGCAATGGGAATCCTGAAGCTGTCAAACATCGGTAATGAAGAATGGTTGATTCAGATTCGGCTTACTCCTTCGAGTTTTCGGAATCTCTAG